In Streptomyces sclerotialus, one genomic interval encodes:
- a CDS encoding MarR family transcriptional regulator, with product MPSPHTGTSTGRRAGSHSAPDTDLAEQLVRLTRRMHRAQKRHLEPLALTPAQSRLLRIVAHCDTPPRMADLAARLDVVPRAVTTLVDALEAADAVRRVPDPANRRVIRIELTETGRTTLGALRSARRAAAEDILAPLTADQRELLGGLLSTLVDEPGRRH from the coding sequence ATGCCCTCGCCCCACACCGGTACGAGCACCGGCCGACGCGCCGGCAGCCACAGCGCACCCGACACCGACCTGGCCGAGCAGCTGGTGCGGCTGACCCGGCGCATGCACCGCGCCCAGAAGCGGCATCTGGAGCCGCTCGCCCTCACCCCCGCGCAGTCCCGGCTGCTGCGCATCGTGGCCCACTGCGACACCCCGCCCCGGATGGCGGACCTGGCCGCCCGGCTGGACGTCGTACCGCGCGCGGTGACCACCCTGGTGGACGCGCTGGAAGCGGCGGACGCGGTCCGCCGGGTACCGGACCCGGCCAACCGCCGCGTCATACGGATCGAGCTGACCGAGACCGGCCGGACGACACTCGGAGCGCTGCGGAGCGCGCGCCGGGCCGCCGCGGAGGACATCCTTGCTCCATTGACCGCCGACCAGCGCGAGCTGCTCGGCGGGCTGCTGTCCACCCTGGTCGACGAGCCGGGGCGGCGCCACTGA
- a CDS encoding FAD-binding and (Fe-S)-binding domain-containing protein: protein MPLLEPEPTALRPATTEGPAVDRVPDEQASGTPEPLRGDLIALLGPEKVLHGLSDLVKYASDASPYRFVPQAVVVAEDIDDVSAVFSYAHGHGRKVVLRAAGTSLNGQAQGEDILVDVRRHWDGIEVLGDGERARIGPGTTVARANITLARHGRLLGPDPASAIACTVGGVVANNASGMTAGTTRNSYRTLASATIVLPSGTVVDTADPAADVELAHAEPALYEGLLALKAEIEADPELVARIRAKYELKNTNGYRLDAFLDGATPVEILRGLIVGSQGTLGFIAETVFDTLPLDRRTSTALLFFPDLRAAAAAVPRFTEAGALAVELMDGNTLRASVRVAGVPADWAALPTETTALLVEFRAPDDERQAAYEAAAEEVLSELELVAPVESVTNAFTRDPGTIAGYWKARKAFVTAVGGSRPSGTTLLTEDFAVPPAQLADACTALLELQARHGFDAAVAGHAAHGNLHFLLAFDASKAEDVARYAAFMDEFCRMTVERFDGSLKAEHATGRNIAPFLELEWGPRATDLMWRIKDLFDPHGILAPRVVLDRDPKAHLRGLKTIPEVEAVADPCIECGFCEPVCPSRDLTTTPRQRIVLRREMMRQHPDSPVTGALLDAYGYDAVDTCAGDSTCKLACPVGIDTGAMMKDFRHRRHSPREEKAAALTAKRFKAVEASARLAVATADRIGARIGDRLLETVTEAARKAVRPDLVPRWLPEIPGAAARRLPPTRKQDAVAVYYPACVNRIFGEPDGYEGPSLPEAVVAVSRRAGKPVWIPDDVAGTCCATIWHSKGYDEGNAVMANRIVEAAWGWTAGGRLPLVVDASSCTLGIAHEVVPYLTEDNKQLHAELTVVDSVVWAAEELLPHLEVVRTVDSAVLHPTCSMRHLGDEAQLRTVAEACAEEVVVPDDAGCCAFAGDRGMLHKELTEAATAREAAEVTSRHFDAHLSANRMCEVGMDHATQGRGYYSVLMELERATRPA from the coding sequence ATGCCGTTGCTGGAGCCGGAGCCGACCGCCCTGCGTCCCGCCACGACCGAGGGCCCGGCGGTCGACCGGGTGCCGGACGAGCAGGCGTCCGGGACCCCCGAACCGCTGCGCGGCGACCTGATCGCGCTGCTCGGCCCGGAGAAGGTCCTGCACGGCCTCTCCGATCTGGTGAAGTACGCCTCCGACGCGAGCCCCTACCGCTTCGTTCCGCAGGCCGTCGTGGTCGCCGAGGACATCGACGACGTCTCCGCCGTCTTCTCCTACGCGCACGGTCACGGCCGGAAGGTCGTCCTGCGCGCCGCCGGCACCTCGCTCAACGGCCAGGCGCAGGGCGAGGACATCCTCGTCGACGTGCGCCGCCACTGGGACGGGATCGAGGTGCTGGGCGACGGCGAGCGTGCCCGCATCGGCCCCGGCACGACCGTAGCGCGGGCCAACATCACGCTCGCCCGCCACGGCCGGCTGCTCGGGCCCGATCCGGCCAGCGCCATCGCCTGCACCGTGGGCGGCGTGGTCGCCAACAACGCCTCCGGCATGACGGCCGGCACCACCCGGAACTCCTACCGCACGCTCGCCTCCGCCACGATCGTGCTGCCGTCAGGCACGGTCGTGGACACCGCCGACCCGGCCGCCGACGTGGAGCTGGCCCACGCCGAACCGGCGCTGTACGAAGGCCTACTGGCCCTCAAGGCGGAGATCGAGGCCGACCCCGAGCTGGTCGCCCGCATCCGCGCCAAGTACGAGCTCAAGAACACCAACGGCTACCGGCTCGACGCCTTCCTCGACGGCGCCACACCCGTCGAGATCCTGCGCGGCCTGATCGTCGGCTCGCAGGGCACCCTCGGCTTCATCGCGGAGACGGTGTTCGACACCCTCCCACTGGACCGCCGCACCTCCACCGCATTGCTCTTCTTCCCCGATCTGCGGGCCGCGGCCGCCGCCGTCCCGCGCTTCACCGAGGCGGGCGCGCTCGCCGTGGAGCTGATGGACGGCAACACGCTGCGCGCCTCGGTCCGGGTCGCCGGAGTACCCGCCGACTGGGCGGCACTCCCCACGGAAACGACCGCGCTGCTCGTGGAGTTCCGCGCCCCGGACGACGAGCGGCAGGCAGCGTACGAAGCCGCCGCCGAAGAGGTACTGAGCGAACTGGAGCTGGTCGCGCCGGTCGAGTCCGTCACCAACGCGTTCACCCGCGACCCCGGCACCATCGCGGGCTACTGGAAGGCCCGCAAGGCGTTCGTCACCGCGGTCGGCGGCTCCCGGCCCTCGGGCACGACCCTGCTCACCGAGGACTTCGCCGTACCGCCCGCACAGCTCGCGGACGCCTGCACGGCGCTGCTGGAGCTACAGGCGCGGCACGGCTTCGACGCCGCCGTCGCCGGTCACGCCGCCCACGGCAACCTGCACTTCCTGCTCGCGTTCGACGCGTCCAAGGCCGAGGACGTGGCACGGTACGCGGCCTTCATGGACGAGTTCTGCCGGATGACCGTCGAGCGCTTCGACGGCTCACTCAAGGCCGAGCACGCCACCGGACGCAACATCGCGCCCTTCCTGGAGCTGGAGTGGGGCCCGCGCGCCACGGACCTGATGTGGCGGATCAAGGACCTGTTCGACCCGCACGGCATCCTCGCCCCGCGCGTCGTCCTGGACCGTGACCCGAAGGCCCACCTCCGCGGCCTGAAGACGATCCCCGAGGTCGAGGCGGTCGCCGATCCCTGCATCGAGTGCGGCTTCTGCGAGCCGGTCTGCCCCAGCCGCGACCTCACGACCACGCCCCGCCAGCGCATCGTGCTGCGCCGCGAGATGATGCGCCAGCACCCGGACTCGCCGGTGACCGGCGCGCTCCTGGACGCGTACGGCTACGACGCGGTCGACACCTGCGCGGGCGACTCCACCTGCAAGCTGGCCTGTCCGGTGGGCATCGACACCGGCGCGATGATGAAGGACTTCCGGCACCGCAGGCACTCCCCCCGCGAGGAGAAGGCCGCCGCGCTCACCGCGAAGCGTTTCAAGGCCGTCGAGGCGTCGGCCCGGCTCGCCGTCGCCACGGCCGACCGGATCGGCGCGCGGATCGGCGACCGGCTGCTGGAGACCGTGACGGAGGCCGCCCGCAAGGCCGTACGCCCCGACCTCGTACCGCGCTGGCTGCCCGAGATCCCCGGCGCCGCGGCCCGCCGGCTGCCGCCCACCCGGAAGCAGGACGCGGTCGCCGTCTACTACCCGGCCTGCGTGAACCGCATCTTCGGCGAACCGGACGGGTACGAGGGCCCGTCCCTCCCCGAGGCCGTCGTCGCGGTCTCCCGGCGGGCCGGGAAGCCGGTGTGGATCCCGGACGACGTCGCGGGCACCTGCTGCGCCACGATCTGGCACTCCAAGGGCTACGACGAGGGCAACGCCGTGATGGCGAACCGGATCGTGGAGGCGGCCTGGGGCTGGACCGCGGGCGGCCGGCTGCCCCTCGTGGTGGATGCCTCCTCCTGCACCCTCGGCATCGCCCACGAGGTCGTCCCGTACCTCACCGAGGACAACAAGCAGCTGCACGCCGAGCTGACCGTCGTCGACTCCGTCGTCTGGGCGGCCGAGGAACTGCTGCCGCACCTGGAGGTGGTGCGGACGGTGGACTCGGCGGTGCTGCACCCCACCTGTTCGATGCGCCACCTGGGTGACGAGGCGCAGCTCCGCACGGTCGCCGAGGCGTGCGCCGAGGAGGTCGTCGTACCGGACGACGCGGGCTGCTGCGCCTTCGCGGGCGACCGCGGGATGCTGCACAAGGAGCTGACCGAGGCGGCGACGGCCCGGGAGGCGGCCGAGGTGACGTCCCGTCACTTCGACGCGCACCTGTCGGCGAACCGCATGTGCGAGGTGGGCATGGACCACGCGACACAGGGCCGCGGGTACTACTCCGTACTCATGGAGCTGGAACGCGCGACGCGGCCCGCCTGA